A window of Globicephala melas chromosome 2, mGloMel1.2, whole genome shotgun sequence genomic DNA:
GGTTAGTGGGCTGAAATGAAGAGAACGTTGAACAGCTTGCAAGGGTAATCGTGGGGCTTTGAGAGTCTAGTTCAGTAACATTTCTGTGAAGGATGGGTTTATGGTGGCTGTAGTAATGCTTACCACTCCTTCATTTGTTCATCAAACATTATTTTGGACCAGACAGTCTAGATGCTGGAGGCATAAAGATGACTAGGACATGGTCCCTGCTCTTAGGGGGGATCATAATCTCATAATAAAGGAATGTGGTGAGTGGGTAGTAACTCTAGTGGTCTGATACACTTACAGCCGGAAGACTTCTTGGTAAGAACCTCCTAGGCCTCATTCTCAGACCCACTGGTCTAGAAGACAAGTAAAACCATGATTACGTCTAGGTAATCTTTTCCCAGGCTGTTCAGAAGACATGGGAGACCATGCTATGCATAGACTAGAATCTGTGTATCCCTCCCCTCAGTGAGGGACCAAGTTAAACCAGGACAGTACAAAGGTTATTCACTAGGCAGAATTCACGTTTTGGTTGTTGGGGACTTGAAACATAACCCAGTTGCCATCTCAAGAACCAATCTGTAAACAATTCAGTAGTGTGCAAAGAGATGGAAAGGCCTAATCGGCGGTATTCCTGCTATTTAGGTAAGTTAATGAGAAACCAAGGCCACCTTAGgagtaggtattttattcttcagctGTGTTCTTCAGCTGCCCTTCTGAATCACTTCCACTTCTATCAGTTCCTTCCCAGATCAAGTGTGTCTGCTGCTTTACCCATATACTGTGGGTAAGAGGAGAAAGCACACTGGGAAGCACACGGGGACTATCTTGATGAGATCAAGAATCCTTGATGAATCCTGTTCATTCCTCCTTCATAGGTCCCACAACTCCCAGGATTTTCCTGGATCAAACCTTGTATCTCTTCTCCAAGTATTGTATACATTGGACTAAGAGATGTGGATCCTCCTGAACAGTAAGTTGATACATTAGAGTTGAGCTTTGGGCCTGTCCTGGCCACTAATGTTCCACTTGATGGGTTGTTTCTTGCGTTAACCTGTTGTAAGTCACTATGAAGacaaccccccgcccccccacattTGATTAAAAATGCTCTTTAAACTAAGGCTTCCTTCCTTTATATGTcaccagttttattttaaagaattatgatATCCAGTACTTTTCCATGAGAGACATAGATCGACTTGGTATCCAGAAGGTCATGGAACAGACATTCGATCTGCTGATTGGCAAGTAAGTAACTACAATGGATATCTACTTCTAGGTCCCAAAGGGAACAGGACAGATTCTCAGTGGGCAGTACACTTTAGCCTGTCTCTTGAGGATAAtgacctttcttttaaaataaaagtaaaacatgtacatataaaaaaattcagaaagggaaaatatgaaatataggtcatatttttcttctggggttgGGAGGGAAAACAGCTCTTATgaatttctctttccatttttaatgcTTACCTTTTGAGAGGAGAAGCATTCAACTGTCCTCTTCTTCCCAGCCTCACAACTGCTTCATCTGAAAGTTTTATATTAAGCAAATCTTGGTAGTGTAGAAAGATGGGAGATGAATACTAATCAAATGCTAGTTAAGAGCATTTTCCCAGTGCCGAGTCTTCATTTCTGGGTGATTAACTGTCACCTTGGTAGTATGCCATTTCTTAAGCTGTTAAGAAGTGCAAATAATTTACTGTATAGGTGTTTGCTGTATGTTAGCTTCAGCCACTGGACACCTGGGCTAAACAAGTTAGAAGTAGGAGATGGTAAGATTGCAAACATAAACTCAGAGTTAAGTTCAGAGCTGCTGTTATTCTCTCAGAGTATAACAGCAACTGCAACTGTAACCTAGATCAATCCAACTTAAACTACAATCTGTCAGAACCCATGTCCTATGGAAGTGAGGAATTCCCTCTGTTGATAGTTCTTAATGTAAGAGCTCTGATGCCCAGGGTAAatcagaaatacaaattggagTTAGTCTGTCTGAGGCACACAGAGCAAAGGGCAAAATTATGAAGTGGTGCATAGGCATCTAACATACTCAACAGCTTCCAGAATAGGAAATCTGGAAATGTGCTATATTAACAAAGTACTAGGATTAACAGCAACAAAATCAAGGAGTTGCAACTGTAGGAAGGACGAATGTCCAAGTACAGCCCAAATGACTATTCTTATTCTACTCCTTTCAAGAAGACAAAGGCCAATCCATCTGAGTTTCGATATTGATGCATTTGACCCTACGCTGGCTCCAGCCACAGGAACCCCTGTTGTAGGGGGACTGACCTATCGAGAAGGCATGTATATTACTGAGGAAGTACACAATACAGGTAAGCAGTGATCAACCTGCTAACTACATAATATGCTTAAGCCTCTTGCCTGCCAGGGGATCTTTTCTACTATTACGTCACTGCCGACACTGTTTTTGCTTAAACGCCTATAGCTATAAGTCATGTGGTCAGGCTAATAAGGGACAGTCATTTAGAGGCATGTTTGGACCTGGCTTTATAACAAAATATGCCAAGGTAACACTGAATAAAAAATTGTCTGTCTACTTAAACGTGTAATAAATACAAGAATAAACTGCCAAACTGATGCAGTTCTTTGCATCTGAATTGTATAAAGGCAGATTAAGATTGAAAGCCGAGGCCAAATAGCTATAATTTTAAGCCTGACACTAAGAGGTTGGTTCACTGGGAGTTAAGAATGTCAAGTCAAAGCTTCTCTTGAAGATGTTTCAAAGCTGGACAATACCTTGGGTCCTTTCATGTAAGTCTTATACTAGGGCTTGTTTGATAGGACCTGTAATAGGGGGATACTGGAAGATGAATGGCTGACAGGAAGATGAGTAAACTGAATGCAAGATCATCGAGAGTAGCTACAAGAGGCTACTATCCCACAACTCATACTCATTTGCAAACAGTTTCCATTTCTGTCAGAAAGCTTTTGGTTTTAAGGCTACTTTAAATGACCTCTCATTGCAAAATTTAAGCAACTACCACATGGTACTTCAATACTACCTCGTGAAATTAGGGTCAAGATAGCATAGAGACCTCACACTGAAAGGTTCAGGACCATAGAAAACCCTTGACTAGTTGGGATAGATACGGAAATTGAGAAATGGTCTCCCTGGCTCTGGAGCCTACCAGAGCCTTAGGCACtaaagaaaggggaagaatgCTTGTCTATCAGATCTGACAGGGGCAAGATAGCCTTATTCTCAGACCCACAACTGTAGATGTTGTCAATTGTCCTTGGCCAGTGAACCTGGAAGTTCAATTCTCCATTCTGGTTCCCAGTACCACAACTTAGAGCACAGGCTGGTAACCTCTAGCACTTAGATGGGGCAGTGGTCATgccatgtccctccctcccctgctgcaATGTTATTCTAAAAGGCTGTCTGTCCTGACACTGTCAACTAGATAGATAAAGCAGTTTGCTTAAATTAATTTACAAGGTGGCAACAGTCTAGAAACAtgggtaatatatatttttaatagcttgTGCCCTCTTGATTTACTTCTGGGCTATGAAAAGGTCCACGTTTAGTCAGTGGAAATCAGACACACAAGCCATCAGACACAGATGAACGTGCAGGCAGGGATTGGTGGAAACACTATAGTAACATACctgctcattgtagttttgcacAGCGCACTGAACTCTGCATTGCTAATAAGGGACGGCACACTGAGCGGACGTAACAGCACTGAACATAACATGTATCGGTACTATAATGTAATATTGGTAAACCAGTAGGTATATTCACCCCTGCTTCCAGGCTTTATGGCCGCCCTAAATATTCGGATACTTATATTCTCCAGTGCTAGTTTCTTCAGATGACTCTTGCAGGAGGTAGATTAACTTCATCCAGAATAACCAActatatatacctagaagtatatatatatgtatgtacgtacGTACGTATGTACTGGGGTGGTGGTAGAGGGCAGGTCTGGATAGATTCTTTTCTGGtctaatcttcccatctcaaaccCCTTGGCACAAGTTCCCAAACTGTCACAGAAGGTAACTGGAGTTCAAATTAAAGTATGACCAAGTCTTCCCTTGACCAAGTGCAAGATGCTGGGTTAGTCTGATGGGAGACCTAAAAACTGTGTCCGAAGTGGAACCTGCCCTCAGAGCTCAGGGGTGAGAGTGAGCTATGCAGTAATAACTATACTTTAGGGCACATGGTGCCTTAAGAGATACAGATGCAGCAAAAGAGTTCAAAAGTGGGAACCGTGCTCTGGCTAGTGAGATGTGAGAGATCTGCTCTTCATGCAACTACAGGCAGGCATCTAGGAGGGCCCAGAAACACTGGAAATGACACATTTTCCCGACTAGGTTGGAAACTCTTGCTAccacccccctaccccccaccccaacccagctCCTACGCGAACCGGAAAGCCTGTCAGCTATGCCTGTTACGTTCACTGAACAGGGATAATTGATTTTATTACCTTAAAGGTTTCTTTCAATCCTACTCTGGTATATGAGTGTTTTTAACTTAAATTCATGCCCAAGAGAATGAGGAATAAGGGGCTTCCTGACGGTGGATAATTTTATAGTAGAAAATAACTTGTTTTTTACCTTAGCTTGTTCTACCCAGGTGGGACGACTCTCACTGAAAGTAGCAGCTAGCAAGTTTTTTTGGTCATACTTTGTTCTTTCAGGGTTGCTCTCAGCACTGGATCTTGTGGAAGTCAATCCTCGGTTGGCTGCGTCGGAGGAAGAGGCCAAGGCTACAGCCAGCCTGGCAGTGGATGTGATTGCTTCAAGTTTTGGGCAGACAAGGGAGGGAGGGCACATTGTCTATGACCAACTTCCTACTCCTAGTTCACCAGATGAATCGGAAAGTGAAGAACGTGTAAGAATTTAGGAAATACTGTGTGCGACACGTGTCTGTCGCAATGGGCATTCCAGAGTTGGGAGGCATTTGTGGTGACAGATACTAAATGATCGTCTGGGTCAGTACTGCCTTAATGAGAACATTTGTGCATTCTCACAATTGTAAAGTTTCCTTCCCCTTCATTTTGGTGACCGATAATACTGCTGTAAATGTATTTGGTTTTTTGAAGCTCACAGGGTATTAATATGTTAGAGCACTATGTAAACTTAAAGAACTCATAAACAGCATTTACTACCTTGGTATATCATACTGGTCTTATTGCTGTTCCTTCACATTTAAGTGGTTTtccatcttcctccctcctcccacagtCTGGCTACACAGTGCCTTCTCGAACCGTTAGCTCACAGCAACAGTAAGATTTTTCCACGTCTCTAACACCATTCACAGAGTCACAGTCCTGGTCCACAAACCGTTCCCTGTAGGAGGTTCAGTGCTTGCGAAAGAATCTGTAATAAACCAGGCCTCCCAGGATGGCTAGCTCCAGTAAGATGACAATGGAAAGTAGCAGCTTGTTGGTTGTCACTCTACAAGGAGAAGCAAAGTGGGATGTAGTCAGAAGTCTGGATAAcctatttctttccattcttaatACTTAGGGGTTTGACCTGGGGCCAAGGCCAGATACCGTGAGGCAGACTGAATTTTTGATCACGTAGCCACTTAGTATTACCAGCTAAAGAAACTTATAAATAATTACTATCTACCTCACA
This region includes:
- the ARG2 gene encoding arginase-2, mitochondrial isoform X1; its protein translation is MSLRCSLSLLLRTQALSVPKKSVHSVAVIGAPFSRGQKRKGVEYGPTAVREAGLMKRLSDLGCHLKDFGDLSFTPVPKDDLYNNLIVNPRSVGLANQELAEVVSRAVSGGYSCVTVGGDHSLAIGTISGHARHSPDLCVIWVDAHADINTPLTTSSGNLHGQPVSFLLKELQDKVPQLPGFSWIKPCISSPSIVYIGLRDVDPPEHFILKNYDIQYFSMRDIDRLGIQKVMEQTFDLLIGKRQRPIHLSFDIDAFDPTLAPATGTPVVGGLTYREGMYITEEVHNTGLLSALDLVEVNPRLAASEEEAKATASLAVDVIASSFGQTREGGHIVYDQLPTPSSPDESESEERVRI
- the ARG2 gene encoding arginase-2, mitochondrial isoform X2, with translation MKRLSDLGCHLKDFGDLSFTPVPKDDLYNNLIVNPRSVGLANQELAEVVSRAVSGGYSCVTVGGDHSLAIGTISGHARHSPDLCVIWVDAHADINTPLTTSSGNLHGQPVSFLLKELQDKVPQLPGFSWIKPCISSPSIVYIGLRDVDPPEHFILKNYDIQYFSMRDIDRLGIQKVMEQTFDLLIGKRQRPIHLSFDIDAFDPTLAPATGTPVVGGLTYREGMYITEEVHNTGLLSALDLVEVNPRLAASEEEAKATASLAVDVIASSFGQTREGGHIVYDQLPTPSSPDESESEERVRI